Proteins from one Listeria weihenstephanensis genomic window:
- a CDS encoding DUF4956 domain-containing protein → MLDNVVKSSMADLDVWQIVMYSGASVLLGILVACVHMYRNTYSQSFIVTLTILPILVQSVIMLVNGNVGTGIAVLGAFSLIRFRSVAGGAREISSIFWSMGIGLATGMGYLMYALIFSAFVALVLIILTRTKFGSKSKVAERSLRISIPEDIDYANLFDDLLQSYGYEISLDQVRTTNMGSLMELRYYIKLKNVDQEKELIDAIRTKNGNLPVISGRVSSIKAEL, encoded by the coding sequence ATGTTAGATAATGTAGTGAAAAGTTCGATGGCCGATTTAGATGTGTGGCAAATAGTGATGTATAGCGGGGCTTCGGTTCTCTTAGGGATACTGGTTGCTTGTGTTCATATGTACCGCAACACGTATTCGCAAAGTTTCATCGTGACGTTGACGATTTTGCCAATTTTGGTGCAGTCGGTTATCATGCTGGTAAATGGAAATGTTGGTACGGGTATCGCTGTTTTGGGAGCGTTCAGTTTGATTCGTTTCCGTTCTGTGGCAGGTGGCGCGCGCGAAATTAGTAGTATTTTTTGGTCGATGGGAATTGGGCTGGCGACAGGGATGGGTTATCTGATGTACGCGCTCATTTTCTCCGCATTTGTGGCGCTTGTTTTGATCATTCTGACGCGAACTAAATTCGGATCAAAGAGTAAGGTGGCTGAGCGAAGTCTGCGTATTTCGATTCCTGAGGATATTGATTACGCGAATCTTTTTGACGATTTATTGCAAAGTTATGGATATGAGATTTCGCTTGATCAAGTACGGACGACCAATATGGGGAGTTTGATGGAGTTACGGTATTATATTAAACTAAAAAATGTTGATCAGGAAAAAGAGCTAATCGATGCGATTCGCACTAAAAACGGAAATTTGCCGGTTATTTCAGGTCGCGTTTCGAGTATTAAAGCAGAATTATAA